The Pedobacter africanus genome has a window encoding:
- a CDS encoding efflux RND transporter permease subunit, giving the protein MFKKFIERPVLSTVISIIIVILGILGLITLPVSQYPEIAPPTVQVSASYQGANADVVMNSVVVPLEEQINGVEDMTYMTSSAGNDGTATITVNFKLGTNPDLAAVNVQNRVARATSLLPAEVTRSGVITAKRQASNVLIFGIYSDSASYDQTFLQNYANINLIPQIKRINGVGDATAFGLMDYTMRIWLKPEVMATYGLVPNDISVALAEQNIEAAPGQFGERGEQSFQYTLKYSGRLKNETEFSNIIIRTAENGQVLRLKDIARIELGAQSYASSVRFNGKPALGIAINQTAGSNAKEVIEGAIKVLDESSVNFPKGVHYTTLVNVNDFLDASIEKVIHTLIEAFILVFLVVFLFLQDFRSTLIPAISVPVAIIGTFFFLSLFGFTINLLTLFALVLAIGIVVDDAIVVVEAVHAKLDHGYTSAKKATVDAMEDITGAIISITLVMAAVFVPVSFIQGSSGVFYKQFGLTLAIAIILSAINALTLSPALCALFLKPHAEDHGKPKNFMQRFYAAFNASFDAMTGRYKRSVGFLARRKWIAGLGIILFTVTLIWAMNTTPKGFVPNEDLGTIMSDISLPPATSQEQTAIVIKQIDSIARSIPEIKFSLTVVGRSMISGSGSSYGMVIGKLKPWNERQRDVKAIIGELFAKTAGIKGARVIFFAPPTIQGFGTSGGFEFQLQDKTGGDINKFNTVSNEFLAALSKRKEIQYASTSFNPNFPQYQIDVNVATVKQAGLSVSDVLGVLQGYYGGVYASNFNKFGKQYRVMYQADAPYRANQQTLNSIYVRNASGKMAPISNFITLKKVYGPQAISRFNLFTSIAVTGSPNTGFSSGDALKAVQEEAAIHLPTGYGYEFSGLSREEMSSGSQTIFIFLLCVIFVYFLLCAQYESYILPLAVLISLPIGLAGVFIFDKIFKVDNNIYTQITLIMLVGLLAKNAILIVEFAVERRRKGMSIVSAAISGATARLRPILMTSFAFILGLLPLMLSTGVGAAGNKSIGTGAVGGMLIGTIFGVFVIPALFIVFQSLQEKVSSKSPFDEGYGPQAAIDFPEVDAREH; this is encoded by the coding sequence ATGTTTAAGAAATTTATAGAAAGGCCTGTTTTATCCACAGTAATATCCATTATTATTGTCATACTCGGGATACTGGGCCTGATTACGCTTCCTGTGTCACAATATCCGGAAATTGCCCCTCCAACGGTACAGGTTTCCGCGTCTTATCAAGGGGCAAATGCAGATGTGGTTATGAATAGCGTTGTTGTACCTCTTGAAGAGCAGATCAACGGTGTGGAAGATATGACCTATATGACCTCGTCGGCCGGTAACGATGGTACGGCAACCATTACGGTTAACTTTAAACTGGGTACCAACCCTGACCTTGCTGCCGTAAACGTACAGAACCGTGTAGCGAGAGCGACTAGCTTATTACCTGCAGAGGTTACCCGATCTGGGGTAATTACCGCAAAAAGGCAGGCCAGTAACGTGCTGATTTTTGGTATATATAGCGATAGCGCTTCCTATGACCAGACCTTTTTGCAGAACTATGCCAACATTAACCTGATCCCTCAGATCAAGCGGATCAATGGGGTTGGTGATGCAACTGCCTTTGGTTTGATGGATTATACCATGCGCATCTGGCTTAAACCAGAAGTAATGGCCACCTACGGATTGGTGCCCAATGACATCAGTGTAGCACTTGCCGAACAGAATATCGAAGCTGCACCCGGTCAATTCGGGGAGCGCGGCGAACAATCGTTCCAGTATACTTTAAAATACTCAGGGCGTTTAAAAAACGAAACCGAGTTTAGCAATATCATTATCAGAACGGCTGAAAATGGTCAGGTACTGAGGTTAAAGGACATTGCCCGTATAGAATTGGGTGCACAAAGCTATGCCAGCTCGGTGCGCTTTAATGGTAAACCTGCATTGGGTATTGCCATTAACCAAACTGCCGGCTCCAATGCCAAGGAAGTAATTGAAGGTGCCATTAAAGTTTTGGACGAGTCATCTGTCAACTTCCCAAAGGGCGTACATTATACCACATTGGTAAATGTGAACGACTTTTTGGATGCTTCTATCGAGAAAGTAATCCATACACTGATAGAAGCCTTTATCCTGGTTTTCCTAGTGGTTTTTCTTTTTCTTCAGGATTTCCGCTCTACATTAATCCCAGCCATCAGTGTTCCTGTGGCAATTATCGGAACCTTCTTCTTTCTGAGTTTGTTTGGCTTTACCATCAACCTATTGACACTGTTTGCACTGGTATTGGCTATCGGTATTGTGGTAGATGACGCCATTGTGGTTGTAGAGGCAGTCCACGCGAAGCTTGACCATGGCTACACTTCAGCAAAAAAAGCTACTGTAGATGCAATGGAAGACATTACAGGGGCCATTATTTCCATTACCCTGGTTATGGCGGCAGTATTTGTACCGGTAAGTTTTATCCAGGGTTCATCGGGCGTATTTTATAAGCAGTTCGGCTTAACACTGGCTATTGCCATTATCCTTTCGGCCATCAACGCATTAACCCTGAGTCCTGCGCTTTGTGCCTTGTTCTTAAAACCGCATGCTGAAGACCATGGTAAGCCTAAAAACTTTATGCAGCGCTTTTATGCGGCATTTAATGCTTCTTTTGATGCCATGACCGGCAGGTACAAAAGATCTGTAGGCTTTTTGGCACGCAGAAAATGGATAGCTGGATTGGGGATTATACTTTTTACAGTGACGCTGATATGGGCCATGAATACCACACCTAAAGGCTTTGTACCTAACGAGGATTTGGGTACTATTATGTCCGATATCTCCCTGCCGCCAGCTACCTCTCAGGAACAAACTGCAATTGTAATTAAGCAAATTGACAGTATTGCACGCAGTATTCCGGAAATTAAGTTTTCACTGACCGTGGTGGGCCGAAGCATGATCAGTGGTTCTGGCAGTTCTTACGGTATGGTAATCGGGAAATTAAAACCATGGAACGAGCGGCAAAGAGACGTAAAAGCCATTATCGGTGAACTGTTTGCCAAAACGGCCGGTATTAAAGGTGCGAGGGTTATTTTCTTTGCCCCTCCTACCATCCAGGGATTTGGTACCAGCGGAGGTTTTGAGTTCCAGCTGCAGGACAAAACAGGTGGTGACATCAACAAATTCAATACCGTAAGTAATGAGTTCCTGGCCGCTTTAAGCAAAAGGAAGGAAATACAATATGCCTCTACTTCATTTAATCCCAATTTCCCACAGTACCAGATTGATGTAAACGTAGCTACAGTAAAACAGGCCGGCTTAAGTGTAAGCGATGTATTGGGTGTATTACAGGGCTATTATGGTGGTGTATACGCATCCAACTTTAATAAGTTTGGGAAGCAATATCGTGTAATGTACCAGGCAGATGCCCCTTACCGTGCGAACCAGCAAACGCTGAACAGCATATACGTAAGAAATGCAAGTGGCAAAATGGCACCGATCAGCAATTTCATTACACTGAAAAAGGTGTATGGCCCTCAGGCAATATCCCGTTTTAATCTGTTTACTTCTATTGCCGTAACGGGAAGTCCGAATACTGGCTTCAGCTCGGGCGATGCCTTGAAAGCGGTACAGGAAGAGGCCGCAATACACCTGCCTACGGGCTATGGCTATGAGTTCTCAGGCTTATCGCGCGAAGAGATGTCGAGTGGCAGTCAGACCATATTTATCTTTTTGCTTTGCGTGATCTTTGTTTACTTCCTGCTTTGTGCCCAATACGAAAGCTATATTTTACCGCTGGCGGTGTTGATTTCCCTACCTATTGGTTTGGCAGGCGTTTTCATCTTCGATAAGATATTCAAGGTAGATAACAACATCTATACACAGATTACCCTAATCATGCTGGTGGGCTTGCTAGCCAAAAATGCCATTTTAATTGTAGAGTTTGCAGTAGAAAGGCGAAGAAAAGGTATGAGCATAGTAAGTGCAGCCATTAGCGGAGCGACAGCACGTTTACGCCCTATTTTAATGACGTCATTTGCTTTTATACTCGGTTTATTGCCCTTGATGCTCTCGACCGGTGTTGGCGCTGCAGGGAACAAATCTATAGGTACCGGAGCCGTAGGCGGAATGCTTATCGGAACCATATTTGGTGTATTTGTTATCCCGGCCCTATTTATTGTATTCCAGAGCTTACAGGAAAAAGTGAGCAGCAAATCACCATTCGACGAAGGGTACGGGCCTCAGGCTGCAATAGATTTTCCAGAAGTTGACGCCCGTGAACACTAA
- a CDS encoding efflux RND transporter periplasmic adaptor subunit, with the protein MKHNIQSLYLLLPALLFIGSCSSGDQKKAGPPPAQVQSYPVFAVVPQSTDLETDYPATLEGIQNVDIRPKVDGFIEKIYVDEGATVKKGQLLFSINAPQYEQQVRTASAAISSAEADVNAAQLQVNKTKPLVEKDIISKYDLDAAQLTLQSRKAALAQARAELVNAKVNLGYTRITSPVDGVIGSIPFKTGSLVSGTSAQPLTTVSNISRIYAYFSMNEKQLLEFSRSYKGNSLAAKLKNIPAVALVLADGTTYAENGKIESINGLINTGTGSASLRATFSNPVSLLRSGASASVRIPQHLENVILIPQKSTTDLQGKKFVYVADDKGIAKSTEIEVMELTKGNFYVVTKGLKAGDQVVLEGFQSLKDGTEIKPEKKSADSVYAELTQK; encoded by the coding sequence ATGAAACATAACATCCAATCACTTTACTTATTATTACCGGCATTGCTATTTATCGGTTCATGCAGCAGCGGAGATCAGAAAAAGGCCGGTCCACCCCCCGCCCAGGTACAATCTTATCCGGTATTTGCGGTAGTACCGCAGTCTACCGATCTGGAAACGGACTACCCAGCCACACTGGAAGGGATCCAGAATGTTGACATCAGGCCAAAAGTAGATGGCTTTATTGAAAAAATATACGTGGATGAAGGTGCAACAGTAAAAAAAGGCCAATTACTTTTCAGCATCAATGCGCCACAATACGAACAGCAGGTAAGAACAGCAAGTGCAGCCATCAGCAGTGCAGAGGCAGATGTGAATGCTGCACAACTGCAGGTAAACAAGACCAAGCCCTTGGTTGAAAAAGACATCATCAGTAAATATGATCTGGATGCGGCCCAGCTAACCTTACAGAGCAGGAAGGCAGCATTGGCACAAGCCAGAGCCGAACTGGTGAATGCTAAAGTAAATCTGGGTTATACCCGCATTACCAGTCCGGTTGACGGAGTAATCGGCAGCATTCCTTTTAAAACCGGTAGCCTGGTGAGTGGAACCAGTGCTCAGCCATTAACAACGGTTTCTAACATATCCAGGATTTACGCTTATTTCTCTATGAATGAGAAACAGCTATTGGAATTCTCGCGCAGCTATAAGGGCAACAGCCTTGCGGCCAAATTAAAAAATATCCCTGCGGTTGCCCTGGTGCTGGCAGATGGGACAACCTATGCAGAAAACGGGAAAATAGAATCGATAAACGGCCTGATCAATACCGGAACCGGATCGGCAAGCTTAAGGGCCACATTCTCCAATCCGGTAAGCCTGCTCAGAAGTGGTGCCAGTGCCTCAGTACGTATTCCACAACACCTCGAAAATGTCATCCTTATCCCGCAAAAATCTACTACAGATCTGCAGGGAAAGAAATTCGTATATGTGGCCGACGATAAAGGAATTGCAAAAAGTACCGAAATTGAGGTTATGGAGCTGACTAAAGGCAATTTTTACGTAGTTACCAAAGGGCTTAAAGCTGGTGATCAGGTAGTACTGGAAGGCTTCCAGTCTTTAAAAGACGGTACTGAGATTAAACCTGAAAAGAAAAGTGCTGATTCCGTATATGCTGAGCTTACCCAAAAATAG
- a CDS encoding TetR/AcrR family transcriptional regulator codes for MTSRDTGTEQLIKDTAKQLFFAEGKLHATTQEIADAARVNRTLVNYYFRSRDALFDQVFNEAQEALVSMIDEVMESDMPFRQKIENLISVFLKEAMRYPYREIFVITEMNRNDVINAKKARAEKVNTFLEEVQREMDKGNIKRMNPRHFTMNLFSLMAYPLVTAPLNKILFGMNDEEYNALLEERKQLIFEIIFP; via the coding sequence ATGACCAGCAGAGATACCGGTACAGAGCAGTTAATTAAGGATACAGCCAAGCAATTATTTTTTGCCGAAGGCAAGCTTCACGCTACTACTCAGGAGATTGCGGATGCCGCCAGGGTAAACCGCACCTTGGTAAATTATTACTTCCGATCGAGAGATGCGCTGTTTGACCAGGTATTCAATGAAGCCCAGGAAGCCCTGGTGAGCATGATTGACGAGGTTATGGAATCGGATATGCCTTTTCGTCAAAAGATAGAAAACCTGATTTCGGTATTTCTTAAAGAAGCGATGCGTTATCCTTATCGTGAGATTTTTGTGATCACCGAAATGAACAGAAACGATGTGATCAATGCCAAGAAAGCACGGGCCGAAAAAGTGAATACTTTTCTGGAGGAGGTTCAGCGGGAAATGGACAAAGGAAACATAAAACGCATGAACCCAAGGCATTTCACAATGAACCTGTTTTCTTTAATGGCCTATCCCCTGGTAACAGCCCCTTTAAACAAAATCCTTTTTGGCATGAATGATGAGGAATACAACGCACTTCTTGAAGAAAGAAAACAGCTCATCTTTGAAATAATTTTCCCCTAA
- the cmk gene encoding (d)CMP kinase, whose protein sequence is MRKNLVIAIDGYSSCGKSTLAKALAKKLGFIYIDSGAMYRAVTLYFIRNNIDVNNQEAVADALEHIELNFHSRDYQSHITLNGEEVSEEIRQMPVSEYVSEVSANKLVRKDMVKQQQRMGKSKNIVMDGRDIGTTVFEDAAVKFFMTADPKIRAERRFKELQSKGDTTTTLEEVFENLAHRDYADTTRAESPLTRAEDAIILDNTELTEAEQLDFALDMVHQHLP, encoded by the coding sequence ATGAGAAAAAACCTCGTTATAGCCATTGATGGCTATTCATCCTGTGGAAAAAGTACACTTGCCAAGGCTCTAGCAAAGAAACTGGGATTTATATACATCGATAGTGGTGCCATGTACCGCGCGGTTACACTTTATTTTATCCGTAACAACATTGATGTCAATAACCAGGAAGCAGTGGCCGATGCGCTTGAGCACATTGAACTGAATTTTCACTCGAGGGATTACCAATCGCACATCACCTTAAATGGCGAAGAGGTATCAGAAGAGATCAGACAAATGCCAGTATCAGAATATGTGAGCGAAGTATCAGCCAATAAACTGGTACGAAAGGATATGGTAAAACAGCAGCAGCGCATGGGTAAATCTAAAAATATTGTGATGGATGGCCGTGATATAGGTACTACAGTGTTTGAGGATGCAGCAGTTAAATTTTTTATGACTGCCGATCCAAAGATCAGGGCTGAACGTAGGTTTAAAGAGCTTCAAAGCAAGGGAGATACTACAACTACGCTGGAAGAAGTATTTGAAAATCTTGCTCATAGGGATTATGCCGATACCACCAGGGCCGAGAGCCCCCTTACACGCGCAGAAGATGCCATTATTCTGGACAATACCGAACTTACCGAGGCCGAGCAATTGGATTTTGCGCTGGATATGGTACACCAGCACCTGCCATAG
- a CDS encoding LacI family DNA-binding transcriptional regulator produces the protein MAKLSIRDIAQRCNTSITTVSFVLNGKADEKRISTELKEKILKTIEDTGYKQNLFARGMRTGKTNMIGLIVEDISNAFFSAVARIIEEDAYKRGYKIIYCSTDDNTEKSKELIKLFIERNLDGYIITPPKGLEEEIQSLINNKIPVVLFDRYFPDLETDYVVVDNFNASKKAVQHLTGAGFENIALVTTSSAQTQMLERYKGYEKTIIENGKEPKILKLPYDHSAAQNVKSISAYLKKNNELDAIFFSTNYLAFQGLEAINELKLKIPDDIAVVAFDDQDFFRIYNPSITAIAQPVKDISLKLIDILLQKMESDKKPVEKVVLSTNLIVRNSSLLTRKDKLTHPK, from the coding sequence ATGGCTAAACTTTCTATCAGGGATATTGCTCAGCGATGTAACACATCAATCACAACGGTTTCCTTTGTGCTCAATGGCAAGGCTGATGAAAAACGGATCAGCACTGAGCTCAAAGAGAAGATACTTAAAACAATTGAAGACACAGGCTACAAACAAAACCTTTTTGCCAGGGGCATGAGAACCGGAAAAACAAATATGATTGGTCTGATTGTAGAGGACATTTCGAATGCTTTTTTTTCTGCTGTAGCACGAATTATTGAAGAAGATGCCTATAAAAGAGGATATAAAATAATTTATTGCAGCACTGACGACAATACAGAAAAATCAAAAGAACTGATCAAACTTTTTATTGAACGCAACCTGGATGGCTACATCATTACCCCACCTAAAGGACTTGAGGAGGAAATCCAGTCCCTGATCAACAATAAAATCCCCGTGGTCCTTTTTGACCGATATTTTCCGGACCTGGAAACAGATTATGTTGTAGTGGATAATTTTAATGCCTCGAAAAAAGCAGTACAGCATTTAACCGGAGCAGGATTTGAAAACATTGCCCTGGTAACCACCTCTTCAGCCCAAACGCAAATGCTGGAAAGATATAAGGGCTACGAAAAAACCATTATTGAAAATGGGAAGGAACCAAAAATATTAAAATTACCTTATGATCATTCTGCGGCACAAAACGTCAAATCTATAAGTGCTTATTTAAAAAAGAACAATGAGCTGGATGCCATTTTTTTCTCCACAAATTACCTTGCATTTCAAGGCCTTGAAGCTATTAATGAACTCAAATTGAAGATCCCCGACGATATTGCCGTAGTAGCTTTTGATGATCAGGATTTTTTCAGGATCTACAACCCTTCAATTACAGCTATTGCCCAGCCTGTGAAGGACATTTCCCTTAAACTTATAGACATCCTGCTGCAAAAAATGGAATCTGATAAAAAGCCAGTAGAAAAGGTTGTACTTTCGACCAACCTGATCGTCCGCAATTCATCCCTGTTAACCAGAAAAGATAAGCTGACTCATCCTAAATAA
- a CDS encoding sugar MFS transporter — protein sequence MQQKAAFTDRKFLITLVFVTSLFMFWGIAITMADVLNKHFQHTMSLSKSQSAFVQFAVFGAYAVMGIPAGLFMKRFGYKKGVLLGLSLFAIGAFLFIPAANISSFAFFGIALFIVGCGLSTLETVAHPFVASLGDQRTSDQRINFAQSFNAVGAMLGPAIGSYFLLRNNVEGSTDLTSVKILYAVIGLVILLVAISFSFVKVPATTDPHAVPGEDAAAVNIDVTPDKKLFDHKHFVWAVAAQFFNVAAQAGTWAFFINYGHEKMGFSDAEAGNYMVLFMGMMLAGRFIGTFLMRVIAPNKLLAAFALGNIIMCLIVAQSFGMVSFIALLMINFFFSIMFPTIFSLGLKNLGTRTQQAASFLSMGVVGGAFFPFIMGAVADKAGIANAYYTPIICYIVIFLFAYKFYKVKH from the coding sequence ATGCAACAAAAAGCTGCTTTTACTGACAGGAAATTCCTGATCACCCTTGTATTTGTCACTTCACTTTTTATGTTCTGGGGCATCGCCATTACCATGGCTGATGTGCTGAACAAACATTTCCAACATACCATGAGCCTTTCCAAATCGCAGTCGGCATTTGTGCAGTTTGCTGTTTTTGGTGCCTATGCCGTAATGGGAATACCTGCCGGCCTGTTTATGAAACGTTTTGGCTATAAAAAAGGGGTATTGTTAGGTCTGTCCTTATTTGCCATTGGGGCTTTTTTATTCATACCTGCTGCTAATATCTCTTCATTTGCATTTTTTGGGATCGCCCTGTTTATTGTAGGCTGCGGTTTATCTACATTGGAAACTGTAGCCCATCCATTCGTTGCTTCGCTAGGTGATCAACGGACCAGTGACCAGCGCATCAATTTTGCCCAGTCTTTCAATGCTGTGGGTGCTATGCTTGGACCTGCAATCGGGAGCTACTTTTTACTGCGCAATAATGTAGAGGGCAGTACAGATCTGACCTCTGTTAAAATTCTGTATGCAGTAATTGGTCTGGTGATTTTACTGGTGGCCATATCCTTTTCTTTTGTAAAAGTGCCTGCCACAACAGACCCTCATGCGGTGCCTGGCGAAGATGCCGCGGCTGTAAACATAGATGTAACTCCTGATAAAAAGCTTTTTGACCATAAACATTTTGTATGGGCAGTTGCGGCGCAATTCTTTAATGTAGCGGCACAAGCTGGCACCTGGGCCTTTTTTATCAATTATGGCCATGAAAAAATGGGTTTCAGCGATGCTGAAGCTGGGAATTACATGGTGTTGTTTATGGGAATGATGCTTGCCGGGCGTTTTATCGGCACATTTTTAATGCGGGTTATTGCGCCCAACAAATTACTGGCGGCATTTGCACTGGGCAATATCATCATGTGCCTCATCGTAGCACAAAGCTTTGGTATGGTATCATTTATTGCTTTGCTGATGATCAACTTCTTTTTTAGCATCATGTTCCCTACCATATTCAGTCTTGGCCTTAAAAACCTTGGTACGCGCACACAACAGGCCGCTTCTTTTTTATCCATGGGTGTTGTGGGCGGCGCATTTTTTCCTTTTATTATGGGTGCAGTGGCCGACAAGGCTGGAATTGCAAATGCCTATTATACCCCAATTATATGCTATATTGTAATTTTTCTGTTCGCTTACAAATTTTATAAAGTAAAACACTAG
- a CDS encoding glycoside hydrolase family 125 protein — protein sequence MKRRIFLQQAGLLAGGLMADKVSFAASSEFPVVRVAESKRNFQSKAVENAIAEFQRNVKNKELGWLFENCFPNTLDTTVTYTESNGRPDTYVITGDIDAMWLRDSTAQVSPYLPLVKTDKKLHDLIAGVINHQVKCVLKDPYANAFYGDPNKLGEWKTDHTDMKPGIHERKWEIDSLCYPIRLSYQYWKLSGGTAPFDIKWKEAIALIVKTFKEQQRKQGQGPYRFQRETMFATDTTPLSGYGYPVKPVGLICSAFRPSDDATIYNFLVPSNFFAVVSLKQAAEILQSVQKDNVLAAECRTLAAEVAAALQKYAVVTHPQFGKVYAFEVNGYGSFNLMDDANVPSLLALPYLGAVQANDPVYLNTRKLILSAENPFYFQGKAAKGIGSPHTGIHKIWPIALVMQGLTSTNDIEIRSCIQMLQKSHAGTGFMHESFDMDDPAKFSRAWFAWANTIFGEFLWKTYKERPHLLV from the coding sequence ATGAAAAGAAGAATTTTTTTGCAGCAGGCAGGACTTTTAGCCGGAGGATTGATGGCTGATAAGGTGTCATTTGCGGCTTCCTCTGAATTTCCGGTAGTCAGGGTTGCCGAGTCCAAAAGAAACTTTCAAAGTAAGGCTGTTGAAAATGCAATAGCAGAATTTCAAAGGAATGTAAAGAACAAAGAGCTGGGCTGGCTATTTGAAAATTGCTTTCCCAACACCTTAGATACTACTGTGACGTATACTGAGAGCAATGGCAGGCCCGATACCTATGTGATCACCGGTGACATTGATGCCATGTGGCTACGAGACAGTACAGCCCAGGTAAGTCCATACCTACCTTTGGTCAAAACAGATAAAAAGTTACATGATCTCATTGCCGGCGTAATCAATCATCAGGTAAAGTGCGTTCTTAAAGACCCTTATGCAAATGCTTTTTATGGAGATCCCAATAAACTTGGAGAGTGGAAAACAGATCATACAGATATGAAGCCTGGGATTCATGAACGTAAATGGGAGATAGATTCACTATGTTATCCCATTCGCCTGAGTTACCAGTATTGGAAGCTCAGTGGCGGCACAGCGCCTTTTGACATAAAATGGAAGGAAGCCATTGCGTTAATCGTTAAAACTTTTAAAGAACAACAAAGAAAACAGGGGCAGGGACCGTATCGCTTTCAACGCGAAACAATGTTTGCCACAGATACCACTCCTTTAAGTGGGTACGGTTACCCGGTAAAACCTGTTGGTTTAATCTGTTCGGCATTCCGGCCAAGTGATGATGCTACGATCTATAATTTTCTGGTTCCTTCCAATTTCTTTGCAGTTGTGAGCCTGAAGCAGGCGGCAGAAATTTTACAATCTGTGCAAAAAGATAATGTATTGGCAGCAGAATGCCGCACACTGGCAGCAGAGGTAGCTGCTGCCCTGCAAAAATATGCAGTGGTAACCCATCCTCAATTTGGTAAGGTATATGCTTTTGAAGTGAACGGCTATGGCAGTTTTAACCTCATGGACGATGCCAATGTACCAAGTTTACTGGCATTGCCTTATCTAGGCGCTGTTCAAGCTAACGATCCTGTTTATCTGAATACCCGCAAACTGATTCTATCTGCAGAGAACCCTTTTTATTTTCAAGGCAAAGCAGCAAAAGGAATAGGCAGCCCACATACCGGTATTCACAAGATCTGGCCGATTGCCCTGGTCATGCAGGGGCTTACCAGTACCAATGATATCGAGATCAGGTCTTGCATTCAAATGCTGCAAAAAAGCCATGCGGGAACAGGATTTATGCATGAGTCGTTCGATATGGACGATCCTGCTAAGTTCAGCAGGGCCTGGTTTGCCTGGGCCAATACCATTTTTGGCGAGTTTTTATGGAAGACTTATAAGGAAAGGCCGCATTTACTGGTTTAA